A single Rhodoflexus caldus DNA region contains:
- a CDS encoding alanine/glycine:cation symporter family protein, whose amino-acid sequence MLEKFEAICVAFSDFAWGYHLVALLVGGGIFFAVYSGFKPYLYLGHAVNILRGKYDDKDSPGDISHFAALSSAIAATVGMGNISGVAVAIATGGPGALFWMWVSAFFGMAIKFFDCTLAIMYRGKDSEGNIQGGPMYIITEGLGQRWKPLAIFFASAGMIGMFPAFQANQLTQIIREVVLLPNGWASADPFTSNLITGIVITVLVSFVIFGGLQRIADVASKLVPTMVVLYVASVLFVILSNIENVPASFALIFRDAFSGDAVLGGALGALILTGVKRAAFSNEAGIGTAPLAHGAAKTTEPVREGLVAMFGPAIDTLLICTMTALSIIVTGVWQNPKSNGVAMTLEAFQSAMPGFGQYVLIACAAIFALTTLFTYSYFGGKCFGYLFGAKRQHWYNYIYVGSIIMGAVASLTAMVGLIDGAYALMALPNMFAALMLAPKVKAAMNDYFQRMGK is encoded by the coding sequence ATGTTAGAAAAATTTGAAGCCATCTGCGTGGCATTCAGCGACTTTGCATGGGGCTACCACTTGGTGGCTTTGCTGGTTGGCGGCGGTATTTTCTTTGCCGTCTATTCGGGGTTTAAGCCCTATCTTTACTTGGGACATGCCGTTAATATCCTGCGCGGCAAATACGACGATAAGGATTCCCCCGGCGACATCAGCCACTTTGCAGCCCTTTCCAGTGCCATTGCCGCTACGGTAGGCATGGGTAACATCAGCGGTGTAGCGGTTGCCATTGCCACAGGCGGACCCGGGGCGTTGTTTTGGATGTGGGTAAGCGCATTTTTCGGCATGGCTATCAAGTTTTTTGACTGTACGCTTGCCATTATGTACCGCGGCAAAGACAGCGAAGGCAACATCCAAGGCGGACCGATGTACATCATCACCGAAGGTTTGGGGCAGCGGTGGAAACCTTTGGCGATTTTCTTTGCATCGGCGGGCATGATTGGTATGTTCCCCGCTTTTCAGGCAAACCAACTCACGCAAATCATCCGCGAAGTGGTGCTGTTGCCCAACGGCTGGGCTTCGGCAGACCCTTTTACCTCTAACCTCATCACGGGCATTGTCATTACGGTATTGGTGTCCTTTGTCATTTTTGGCGGTTTGCAGCGCATTGCCGATGTGGCTTCCAAACTTGTGCCTACAATGGTGGTGCTGTACGTGGCTTCTGTGCTGTTTGTGATTCTAAGCAACATAGAAAACGTTCCCGCTTCTTTTGCGCTGATTTTCAGGGATGCCTTTTCGGGGGATGCCGTGCTGGGCGGTGCTTTGGGCGCGCTCATCCTGACGGGCGTGAAGCGGGCGGCATTTTCCAACGAAGCGGGCATCGGGACAGCACCGCTGGCACACGGGGCAGCCAAAACCACCGAACCCGTCCGCGAAGGGTTGGTTGCCATGTTCGGCCCTGCGATAGATACCCTGCTGATTTGCACCATGACCGCGCTTTCCATCATCGTAACGGGCGTTTGGCAAAACCCGAAAAGCAACGGCGTAGCCATGACGCTGGAAGCCTTTCAGTCAGCCATGCCGGGCTTTGGGCAGTACGTACTGATTGCCTGCGCTGCCATCTTCGCACTGACAACGCTGTTTACTTATTCCTATTTCGGCGGCAAGTGTTTCGGCTATTTGTTTGGCGCCAAGCGGCAACATTGGTACAACTACATCTACGTGGGCAGCATCATCATGGGCGCGGTGGCTTCGCTTACGGCAATGGTCGGGCTGATTGACGGCGCATATGCACTGATGGCACTGCCCAACATGTTTGCTGCGCTTATGTTAGCCCCCAAAGTAAAGGCAGCCATGAACGACTATTTTCAACGGATGGGGAAATGA
- a CDS encoding lycopene cyclase family protein, whose product MTNHYDYIIAGGGLAGLSLAYAIAQSPDLQDKKVLIIDREAKKSNDRTWSFWAAAPTMFDHIAHRTWKKINFVSDTLNRQFDLTRYRYSTIRGIDFYREVNRVLQQAANISFTYGEITEVGQEGEQVYATVNGQRFTGNYLFDSLFRAELFSPYHADYHYIRQHFKGYVIRTPQPFFDDNAITMFDFRTEQKDGVYFFYILPYANNLALVEYTGFSRDLLPEAEYDQELRDYIHNRLQLTDYEIEETEFAVIPMTDYRFESRKGRIVRIGVQGGMSKPSTGYAFIRIQRQVERIVKSLRENGTPFYKESYRPQFRVYDAMLLNIMHREGWKIAEIFSEMFRNNPIERVLRFLDEQTHFGEDLLIMASVPPMPFLQSIRNLFFSRKPVKKIKKYRS is encoded by the coding sequence ATGACAAACCACTACGATTACATCATCGCCGGCGGTGGGTTGGCAGGTTTGAGCCTTGCCTATGCCATTGCGCAAAGTCCTGATTTGCAGGATAAAAAGGTGCTGATTATAGACCGCGAAGCCAAAAAAAGCAACGACCGCACATGGAGCTTTTGGGCTGCCGCACCGACGATGTTTGACCACATTGCCCATCGCACATGGAAAAAAATCAACTTTGTTTCCGATACGCTTAACCGACAATTTGACCTGACCCGCTACCGCTATTCCACCATTCGCGGCATTGATTTTTACAGGGAAGTAAACCGCGTATTGCAACAGGCAGCCAATATTTCTTTCACATACGGCGAAATTACCGAAGTAGGGCAGGAGGGTGAGCAGGTGTACGCAACCGTCAACGGGCAGCGGTTCACGGGCAACTACCTCTTTGATTCGCTGTTCAGGGCGGAGCTATTCAGCCCCTACCACGCTGATTATCACTATATCCGGCAACATTTCAAGGGCTATGTCATCCGCACGCCGCAGCCTTTTTTTGATGACAACGCCATCACGATGTTTGACTTCCGAACGGAACAGAAAGACGGCGTGTATTTTTTCTACATTCTGCCCTATGCCAACAATTTGGCGTTGGTAGAGTACACGGGCTTTTCACGCGATTTGCTTCCCGAAGCCGAGTATGACCAAGAGTTGCGGGACTACATCCACAATCGGCTGCAACTGACTGATTATGAGATAGAAGAAACAGAATTTGCCGTTATCCCGATGACTGATTACCGCTTTGAGAGCCGCAAGGGACGCATCGTGCGCATAGGTGTACAAGGCGGTATGTCCAAACCTTCCACGGGCTATGCCTTCATCAGGATTCAGCGGCAAGTAGAACGGATTGTCAAGAGTTTGCGGGAGAACGGCACACCGTTTTACAAAGAGTCTTACCGCCCGCAGTTCAGGGTTTACGATGCCATGCTGCTCAACATCATGCACCGCGAGGGTTGGAAAATCGCAGAAATTTTTTCGGAAATGTTTAGGAACAATCCCATTGAGCGGGTTTTGCGCTTTTTGGATGAACAGACGCACTTTGGCGAAGACCTGCTGATTATGGCATCTGTTCCGCCGATGCCTTTTTTGCAGTCTATCCGCAATCTGTTTTTCAGCCGAAAGCCTGTGAAAAAGATTAAAAAGTATAGAAGTTGA
- a CDS encoding DUF1987 domain-containing protein, translating into MENFSITGSNYIPTVHFDAQSGVLEISGESYHEYTVEFFQPIIKWLRDYLATPGREIVFNFKMIYFNTSSSRRFLEIFDMLEDYQRSKKGKVTVNWYYQNNDFDMLESGQEFAEDVNLPFNFYTF; encoded by the coding sequence ATGGAGAATTTTTCGATTACCGGCTCAAATTATATTCCGACCGTGCACTTCGACGCGCAGTCGGGAGTGCTTGAGATTTCCGGTGAATCTTACCATGAATATACCGTAGAGTTTTTTCAACCTATCATCAAATGGCTGCGCGATTACTTGGCAACGCCGGGCAGAGAAATCGTTTTTAACTTCAAAATGATTTACTTCAACACCAGCAGCTCTCGCCGTTTTCTGGAAATTTTTGACATGCTGGAAGACTACCAGCGCAGCAAAAAAGGCAAAGTAACCGTCAATTGGTACTACCAAAACAATGACTTTGACATGCTCGAGAGTGGTCAAGAGTTTGCCGAAGACGTAAATCTGCCTTTCAACTTCTATACTTTTTAA
- a CDS encoding SiaB family protein kinase gives MSQQNNNDTTYDFYKLVEEHHILLAFQGMMTTDVLTMMGRNVKEQAESDITRRRIFSVMVELVQNINLYSAEKDYSESDKKMVGKGIVVIATNDDESAFTVGSGNTVKNEQIDYLKQKLDYINQLDDEQLRGYFRQQLRTPEDQDSTGLVGVIRKAKNPLRYEFLPTDNEHSFFILTVQINQEKK, from the coding sequence ATGAGCCAACAAAATAACAACGATACGACTTACGACTTTTACAAGTTAGTGGAAGAACATCATATTCTGCTTGCTTTTCAGGGTATGATGACTACTGATGTTCTGACCATGATGGGCAGAAACGTAAAAGAACAAGCGGAAAGCGATATAACAAGACGGCGGATTTTTAGCGTTATGGTGGAGTTGGTACAAAACATTAACCTCTACTCTGCCGAAAAAGACTATTCGGAGTCTGATAAAAAAATGGTCGGTAAAGGCATCGTTGTTATTGCAACCAATGACGATGAGAGTGCTTTCACAGTTGGTTCGGGCAATACGGTAAAAAACGAGCAAATTGACTATCTGAAACAGAAATTGGATTACATTAACCAACTTGACGATGAGCAACTGCGCGGCTATTTCAGGCAGCAGTTGCGAACACCCGAAGACCAAGACAGCACAGGGCTCGTAGGCGTTATCAGAAAAGCCAAAAATCCCCTGCGCTACGAATTTCTACCGACCGATAATGAGCACAGTTTTTTCATTCTGACAGTACAAATCAATCAGGAAAAAAAATAA
- a CDS encoding ABC1 kinase family protein has translation MAEDKPKVQDTIPTTKAERAAKFVKTGVKLGGNYIKHYAKRLVDSNVSREDLHRDNAEDIYETLSELKGSALKVAQMMSMDKNMLPTAYQEKFTMAQYSAPPLSYPLVVKTFQQFFGKNPNEIFDTFTKDAVNAASIGQVHKATKGGQTFAVKIQYPGVADSIASDLKMVRPFAVQILGLNERDLDLYMSEVQNMLIAETDYELEMSRADCIAKACTHIPNLAFPKYYPEYTSKRILTMDWMSGKHLDDFLKDNPSQEVRNQIGQALWDFYDYQMHRMLMVHADPHPGNFLMRPDGTLGIIDFGCVKVIPPDYYKAHFRVINPRIFDDPAGLEQTFYDLGFIYEDDSPAIKQLFMETFSEMIYLTVRPFREETFDFGDESYFMQLYQFGERLSKMDELKKSKKARGAKDALYLNRTYFGLYSMLNSLKANIRTHTSWQ, from the coding sequence ATGGCAGAAGATAAGCCAAAAGTCCAAGACACTATACCAACCACCAAAGCCGAACGCGCCGCCAAATTTGTTAAAACAGGTGTCAAACTCGGCGGCAACTACATCAAGCACTACGCCAAGCGATTGGTGGACAGCAATGTCAGCCGCGAAGACCTGCACCGCGACAATGCAGAGGACATCTACGAAACGCTCAGCGAACTGAAGGGCAGCGCTTTGAAAGTAGCCCAAATGATGAGCATGGATAAAAACATGCTTCCCACTGCCTATCAGGAGAAGTTCACGATGGCTCAGTATTCTGCGCCGCCGCTTTCCTATCCGCTGGTAGTGAAGACTTTTCAGCAATTTTTCGGCAAAAACCCGAACGAAATATTTGACACGTTTACCAAAGATGCGGTTAATGCGGCTTCTATTGGGCAGGTACACAAAGCAACCAAAGGCGGACAAACTTTTGCCGTCAAAATTCAGTATCCGGGCGTTGCCGACAGCATCGCTTCCGACCTGAAAATGGTGCGCCCCTTTGCCGTACAGATTCTGGGACTCAATGAGCGCGACTTAGACCTCTACATGAGCGAAGTCCAAAACATGCTCATAGCAGAAACCGATTATGAACTGGAAATGAGCCGTGCCGACTGCATCGCCAAAGCCTGTACCCACATACCCAATCTGGCATTCCCGAAATATTATCCCGAATATACATCCAAACGCATTCTGACCATGGACTGGATGTCGGGTAAGCACTTGGATGATTTCCTCAAAGACAACCCTTCGCAAGAAGTCCGCAACCAAATCGGGCAAGCACTGTGGGACTTCTATGACTACCAAATGCACCGCATGTTGATGGTACATGCCGACCCACACCCGGGTAACTTTCTGATGCGCCCCGACGGCACATTGGGCATCATAGACTTTGGTTGTGTGAAAGTTATTCCGCCTGACTATTATAAAGCCCATTTCCGCGTTATCAATCCCCGCATTTTTGATGACCCCGCAGGTTTAGAGCAAACCTTCTACGATTTGGGTTTCATTTATGAAGACGACAGCCCCGCCATCAAGCAACTGTTCATGGAAACATTCAGCGAAATGATTTACCTGACCGTTCGCCCATTCCGTGAAGAAACTTTTGATTTTGGCGATGAAAGCTACTTTATGCAACTCTATCAGTTTGGCGAACGCTTGTCCAAAATGGACGAACTCAAAAAATCCAAAAAAGCGCGGGGCGCAAAAGATGCTTTGTACCTCAACCGCACCTATTTCGGGCTTTACTCCATGCTTAACAGCCTGAAAGCCAATATCAGAACGCATACAAGTTGGCAATAA
- a CDS encoding TetR family transcriptional regulator C-terminal domain-containing protein, whose translation MEQIKQEYIRYVLNHGKRPASVFTFMQSLNMDEKSFYDHYSSFAALEEAVWDDAFNDTINKLRNDSVFEEYSAREKMLAMYYGYIETLKNVRSFAKMTYEQRGSLERRLCGEPNLFARLEKSFDSFVKGIINDGIYTGEITDRPFLTDRYAGFLWWQMEFIIGFWIKDNSQSFERTDAAIEKAVNLSFDLLGKNIADSAFDFAKFVFAR comes from the coding sequence CAAACGCCCCGCCTCTGTGTTTACCTTCATGCAAAGCCTCAATATGGATGAAAAATCGTTTTACGACCACTATTCATCTTTTGCCGCTTTGGAAGAGGCCGTATGGGACGATGCCTTTAACGACACAATTAACAAGTTGCGCAACGACAGCGTTTTTGAAGAGTACAGTGCCCGCGAAAAGATGCTTGCCATGTACTACGGTTACATAGAAACACTGAAAAATGTTCGCAGTTTTGCCAAAATGACCTATGAGCAGCGGGGCAGCTTAGAACGCCGCCTCTGCGGAGAACCGAACCTGTTTGCCCGCTTAGAAAAATCTTTTGATAGTTTTGTAAAAGGAATTATCAACGACGGCATATATACCGGAGAAATAACAGACCGCCCTTTCCTGACCGACCGCTATGCAGGCTTTCTTTGGTGGCAAATGGAATTTATCATTGGTTTCTGGATAAAAGACAACAGCCAAAGTTTTGAAAGAACCGATGCAGCCATTGAAAAAGCCGTTAATCTCTCCTTTGACCTGTTAGGTAAAAACATCGCAGATTCGGCCTTTGACTTCGCCAAATTTGTTTTTGCACGTTGA